A region from the Jaculus jaculus isolate mJacJac1 chromosome 18, mJacJac1.mat.Y.cur, whole genome shotgun sequence genome encodes:
- the Bcl2l13 gene encoding bcl-2-like protein 13 isoform X3: MASSTTVPLGFHYETKYVVLSYLGLLSQENLQACHGPSPQGGQLDTASQSLDPEVLLKVKSEIEEELKFLDKEISEGSCCVARLAFYLISSCLSVQSGLQVFSCPVFSLYEHRL; the protein is encoded by the exons ATGGCGTCTTCTACTACTGTGCCTCTAGGATTTCACTATGAAACAAAATATGTTGTTCTCAGCTACTTGGGACTGCTCTCTCAGGAGAATCTGCAAGCATGTCATGGTCCTTCACCCCAAG GTGGTCAACTAGATACAGCTTCACAGTCACTGGATCCAGAAGTTTTATTAAAAGTTAAATCTGAAATTGAAGAGGAACTAAAATTCTTGGACAAAGAAATCTCTGAAG GATCTTGCTGTGTTGCCAGGCTGGCCTTCTACTTgatttcctcctgcctcagtgtccagtcaggattacag GTTTTCTCTTGCCCTGTCTTCAGCCTTTACGAGCACAGGCTTTGA